The Planococcus donghaensis genome contains a region encoding:
- a CDS encoding YheE family protein produces the protein MLQHFKFKPMFENDQLPGWDISFFYKNERITGEYHPDGSIVWKSKTPQDEETIKTMIHELMLYHVYD, from the coding sequence ATGCTTCAGCATTTTAAATTTAAGCCGATGTTTGAAAATGATCAACTACCAGGGTGGGACATTTCCTTCTTTTATAAAAACGAACGCATAACAGGAGAATACCATCCCGATGGCAGCATCGTTTGGAAGTCAAAGACTCCTCAAGATGAAGAAACCATTAAAACAATGATTCACGAGCTAATGCTCTATCATGTATACGATTAA
- a CDS encoding DUF445 domain-containing protein has product MAIVGALIGGVTNHLAIKMLFWPYEPKYIGKWRVPLTPGLIPKRRDELSRQLGRTVVEHLLTPDTFKKRFFNQEMRSKSEKWINRQLNKHLFDSPKTFNDWLQAAGQTEMDTKIEAKLDELVELQKEALQQYIAGKTIRELMPDKWKAEAETKLFEGVQYALDQGIDYFESSHGRQTIKSLLDEFLESRGRFGHMLHSLLGESKPLVDRIQPEIIKFLNSPKTFELVGTLAYSEWDKVQDRRVDELLKEFDFDTAMSSVKQYVREKAAISTRLNTTLAETWPGGLEWTSVNITPLVIDFVFEQGEHKLEETILKIDMEGMVKEQVDSLPLSRLEELVLGISRREFKMITVLGAFLGGFIGVFQGIIVMILN; this is encoded by the coding sequence ATGGCAATCGTTGGAGCGTTAATTGGTGGAGTGACCAATCACTTGGCCATTAAAATGCTCTTTTGGCCTTATGAGCCCAAATATATTGGGAAATGGCGAGTGCCACTGACACCCGGACTCATACCGAAACGGCGTGATGAACTGTCCCGTCAACTTGGACGAACGGTTGTCGAGCATTTATTAACACCGGATACATTTAAAAAACGATTTTTTAATCAGGAAATGCGGTCGAAATCCGAAAAATGGATAAATCGTCAGTTAAACAAGCATTTGTTTGACTCACCGAAAACATTTAACGATTGGCTGCAAGCAGCTGGACAAACAGAAATGGATACAAAAATTGAAGCAAAACTAGATGAATTGGTGGAACTTCAAAAAGAAGCTTTGCAACAGTATATTGCGGGAAAAACAATCCGTGAATTGATGCCAGACAAGTGGAAAGCTGAAGCAGAGACGAAATTGTTTGAAGGTGTGCAATATGCATTAGATCAAGGAATCGATTATTTTGAATCTTCACATGGCAGACAAACGATTAAGTCATTACTGGATGAATTTTTGGAATCACGTGGACGTTTTGGTCATATGCTGCATTCATTGCTCGGGGAATCGAAACCTTTGGTTGACCGTATTCAACCAGAAATCATTAAATTTCTCAACTCTCCAAAAACCTTCGAGCTTGTAGGAACATTAGCGTATAGCGAGTGGGATAAAGTTCAAGATCGGAGAGTGGATGAGTTACTAAAAGAGTTTGATTTTGACACAGCAATGAGTTCGGTCAAACAATATGTCCGTGAAAAAGCAGCAATTTCTACGCGTTTAAACACAACACTTGCAGAGACTTGGCCTGGAGGGTTAGAATGGACAAGTGTCAATATTACGCCCCTTGTAATAGACTTTGTCTTTGAACAAGGAGAGCATAAACTGGAAGAAACCATATTGAAAATTGATATGGAAGGTATGGTAAAAGAGCAAGTCGATTCTCTGCCGCTCAGTCGCTTAGAAGAGTTGGTGCTTGGGATTTCACGGAGAGAATTTAAAATGATTACCGTATTGGGCGCATTTCTCGGAGGCTTTATTGGCGTCTTCCAAGGAATCATCGTCATGATACTAAACTAA
- a CDS encoding ABC transporter ATP-binding protein, protein MGTGKRLLQYALNFKRVLITGLIMLAIAVAADLAAPLIAKEIIDNHIAVSGSAVEFEPIAYLLILFFILAIVTALFRYWQSVYLQKGANGIIRKMRNDVYEHTQTLPIRYFDNLPAGKVVARITNDTEAIRDLFVTVLSQFATSFMYMGGIFIALFYLDWKMAAMTLVLIPLLYIWMLVYRKYAARYNHIVREKVSEMNAMINESIQGMTIIQAFRRERKMKDEFEQLNDEHYKYQKKLLVLEGAASYNLVGVLRSMTFILFVWYFGSASISGNTVVTVGVLYAFVDYIIRLFNPISGIVNQFGRLEQALVAAERVFRLLDQKGEAVVDKKIARYKGNVQFEKVWFAYKEKEYVLKDISFSAKQGETIALVGHTGSGKSSIMNLLFRFYDVSKGAITIDGVNINDMPRQSVREHMGIVLQDPYLFSGTIESNITLGDERITREMVIDALAAVGGERVLNHLPKGIDEPVVEKGSTLSSGQRQLVSFARALAFDPAILILDEATSNIDTETEEIIQHAMDVLKKGRTTFIIAHRLSTIKSADRILVLEKGTIAEAGSHEELMKLGGIYYQMYKIQSGMSHTQSIG, encoded by the coding sequence ATGGGGACAGGAAAACGATTATTACAATACGCGTTGAATTTTAAACGAGTACTGATAACAGGGTTAATCATGCTCGCTATTGCAGTGGCCGCTGATTTAGCAGCTCCATTAATTGCCAAAGAAATTATTGACAATCATATAGCTGTATCGGGGAGTGCGGTAGAGTTTGAGCCGATTGCCTACTTATTAATCTTGTTTTTCATATTAGCGATTGTTACAGCGCTATTTCGCTATTGGCAATCTGTTTATTTACAAAAAGGGGCCAATGGAATTATTCGGAAAATGCGTAACGATGTATACGAGCATACACAAACTTTGCCGATTCGATACTTTGATAATTTGCCAGCAGGTAAGGTGGTTGCACGCATTACAAATGATACGGAAGCGATCCGTGATTTGTTTGTAACAGTGTTGTCTCAATTTGCGACAAGCTTTATGTATATGGGTGGTATTTTTATTGCTTTGTTTTATCTCGACTGGAAAATGGCCGCCATGACACTAGTGCTAATCCCACTGCTATACATTTGGATGTTGGTTTACCGAAAATATGCAGCTCGCTATAACCATATTGTCCGTGAGAAAGTCAGTGAAATGAATGCCATGATTAATGAGTCGATTCAAGGAATGACAATTATTCAAGCATTTCGACGTGAACGCAAAATGAAAGATGAATTTGAACAACTAAACGATGAGCATTACAAATACCAAAAAAAATTACTCGTGCTTGAAGGTGCTGCTTCTTATAATTTAGTCGGTGTACTTCGTTCGATGACGTTCATCCTTTTTGTTTGGTATTTTGGAAGTGCATCTATATCCGGAAATACGGTTGTTACAGTCGGAGTTTTGTATGCGTTTGTTGATTATATTATCCGACTGTTTAATCCAATTAGTGGGATCGTCAATCAGTTTGGACGATTAGAGCAAGCGTTAGTAGCAGCGGAAAGAGTATTCCGCTTGCTTGACCAAAAAGGAGAAGCAGTGGTTGATAAGAAAATTGCACGCTACAAAGGCAATGTTCAGTTTGAGAAAGTCTGGTTTGCTTATAAGGAGAAAGAATATGTATTAAAAGATATTTCTTTTTCAGCCAAACAGGGAGAAACTATAGCACTGGTTGGTCATACTGGATCAGGGAAAAGTTCGATAATGAATTTGCTGTTTCGTTTTTACGACGTGTCTAAAGGCGCGATTACCATTGATGGAGTCAATATCAATGACATGCCGAGACAATCGGTCAGAGAGCATATGGGGATAGTTTTGCAAGACCCTTATTTGTTCAGTGGGACGATCGAATCGAATATCACATTAGGCGATGAGCGAATTACGCGGGAAATGGTAATTGATGCATTGGCTGCAGTCGGGGGTGAGCGTGTCTTAAATCATTTGCCAAAAGGAATCGATGAACCGGTTGTTGAAAAAGGAAGCACGTTGTCTTCAGGTCAGCGTCAATTAGTATCTTTTGCACGCGCGTTAGCATTTGATCCGGCGATTTTGATATTGGATGAAGCCACTTCTAATATTGATACAGAGACAGAAGAGATTATCCAACACGCCATGGACGTATTGAAAAAAGGCCGGACAACATTTATCATTGCGCATCGGTTATCTACAATTAAAAGCGCCGATCGCATACTGGTATTAGAAAAAGGCACAATCGCTGAAGCAGGCAGTCACGAAGAATTGATGAAGCTTGGCGGTATCTATTATCAAATGTACAAAATTCAATCAGGAATGTCCCACACCCAATCTATTGGGTAA
- a CDS encoding ABC transporter ATP-binding protein produces the protein MFDVLWKLKWFFKENWLRYTTAVVLLFVANILEIIPPWLIGKAIDSIAQGQITSTLMWQYVVVLFIALVLAYLINFVWQYQLFGGAYVIERQLRSSLMGQFLKMSPTFYEKNRTGDLMARSTNDLKAISETAGFGILTLADSTLYMATIIVAMGVLVSWELTFLAMLPLPILAIIVQILGKKIHVRYMEAQEAFGDLNDSVLESVGGVRVIRAYVQERASEKSFAEMTDDVFEKNMAVERIDALFAPVTKVLTSISYMIGLGYGAFLVADGKMTLGDLVAFNVYLGMIVWPMFAIGEMINILQRGNASIDRVNTTLDYPEDVTDHKKPIVANKLEKIGFKDFSFTYPQSSSINLQGINLSMNSGQTLGVVGKTGSGKTTFIKQLMREYPMGEGAILINGIELKRLTKDQLRSWIGYVPQDHVLFSRTIRENILFGKSNATEEELIEALRLSYFEKDLALLPNGLDTLVGEKGVALSGGQKQRISIARALIKNPEILILDDSLSAVDAKTEARIIENIQSERSGKTTIITTHRLSAVKHADWIVVLDDGKIIEEGTHEDLLEKNGWYNEQFLRQQIEEV, from the coding sequence ATGTTTGACGTATTATGGAAATTAAAATGGTTTTTTAAAGAAAATTGGTTACGTTATACAACAGCGGTTGTTTTGTTGTTTGTGGCAAATATATTAGAGATTATTCCGCCTTGGCTTATTGGCAAGGCAATTGATTCGATCGCCCAAGGGCAAATAACGTCAACATTAATGTGGCAATATGTTGTGGTTCTTTTTATAGCATTAGTATTAGCGTATTTAATCAATTTTGTTTGGCAATATCAATTGTTTGGAGGAGCGTATGTCATCGAACGGCAACTTCGTTCTAGTTTAATGGGGCAATTTTTAAAAATGTCACCAACTTTTTATGAGAAAAATCGCACAGGTGATTTGATGGCGCGTTCCACTAATGATTTAAAGGCCATTTCAGAAACTGCTGGATTTGGTATTTTAACATTAGCAGATTCGACATTATATATGGCGACAATCATCGTAGCGATGGGAGTTCTCGTTTCTTGGGAGCTGACTTTTTTAGCGATGTTACCCTTGCCGATATTAGCGATTATCGTTCAAATACTGGGCAAGAAAATTCATGTGCGTTATATGGAAGCGCAAGAAGCTTTTGGGGATTTAAATGATAGCGTACTAGAGTCAGTCGGTGGCGTGCGAGTTATTCGAGCGTATGTTCAAGAGCGTGCTTCAGAAAAAAGTTTTGCCGAAATGACTGATGATGTTTTTGAAAAAAACATGGCAGTTGAACGAATAGATGCATTGTTTGCACCCGTAACTAAGGTGCTGACGTCGATTAGCTATATGATCGGACTTGGCTATGGTGCATTTTTGGTTGCAGATGGCAAAATGACCTTAGGAGATTTAGTTGCGTTTAATGTTTATCTCGGCATGATTGTGTGGCCAATGTTTGCCATCGGAGAAATGATCAATATTTTGCAGCGTGGGAATGCTTCAATAGATCGAGTCAATACAACTTTAGATTATCCAGAAGATGTAACTGATCACAAAAAGCCAATCGTGGCAAATAAGCTTGAAAAAATTGGCTTTAAAGATTTCAGCTTTACTTATCCACAATCAAGTTCGATCAACCTTCAAGGTATTAACTTGTCGATGAATAGTGGTCAAACATTAGGCGTTGTTGGGAAAACCGGCAGTGGGAAAACTACGTTTATCAAACAACTGATGAGAGAATACCCAATGGGTGAAGGGGCAATTTTAATAAATGGCATCGAATTAAAAAGATTAACAAAAGATCAATTGCGCAGTTGGATTGGTTATGTGCCACAAGACCATGTTTTGTTTTCACGAACAATTCGAGAAAACATTTTATTTGGTAAGTCAAACGCAACGGAAGAAGAGTTAATAGAAGCGCTTCGCTTATCTTATTTTGAAAAAGATTTGGCATTATTACCGAATGGGCTTGATACACTTGTCGGCGAAAAAGGAGTGGCATTATCAGGTGGCCAAAAGCAGCGCATATCGATTGCACGTGCGTTGATTAAAAATCCGGAAATTTTAATCTTAGATGATTCCCTTTCAGCAGTAGATGCAAAAACAGAAGCACGGATTATAGAAAACATTCAATCAGAGCGTTCTGGAAAAACGACAATTATTACGACCCATCGATTGTCAGCTGTCAAACATGCAGATTGGATTGTCGTACTAGATGACGGCAAAATTATAGAAGAAGGAACTCATGAGGATTTGCTAGAAAAAAACGGCTGGTACAATGAACAATTCCTCCGTCAGCAAATCGAGGAGGTGTAA
- a CDS encoding cation diffusion facilitator family transporter, giving the protein MDLYTNLRKGEKGAWISIGAYIFLSSIKLTFGFLGSSEALKADGFNNLTDILASIAVLVGLRISQKPPDENHHYGHLRAETIASLLASFIMAVIGLQVLTNAFRSIFEPIAEAPSLITAWIAFFSAIIMYGVYRYNLKLSQEIKSSAVRAAAYDNRSDALVSVGAGIGIFGAVFGAPILDIITAFIIGLIIIKTALDIFKESVMTLTDGFDEDEVETLSVLVRRVPGVITLRDFKGRNHGNVMFIDLTVSVAPHLNVIESHWITEEIEKKIQKVKPNCVILVHIEPDSSFSMDEADD; this is encoded by the coding sequence ATGGACCTGTATACAAATTTACGCAAAGGGGAAAAAGGCGCTTGGATCAGTATTGGTGCTTATATATTTCTTAGTTCTATTAAGTTGACCTTTGGTTTTTTGGGATCTTCTGAAGCATTAAAAGCGGATGGCTTTAATAACTTGACCGATATTCTTGCTTCTATTGCCGTATTAGTAGGACTTAGAATTTCTCAGAAGCCACCCGATGAAAATCATCATTACGGTCATTTGCGCGCTGAAACCATTGCCTCTCTTTTGGCTTCTTTTATTATGGCGGTCATTGGCTTACAAGTTTTAACCAATGCATTTCGTTCGATCTTCGAACCGATTGCTGAAGCACCTTCATTAATTACTGCATGGATTGCTTTTTTCTCCGCCATTATCATGTACGGCGTCTACCGCTATAACTTAAAACTCAGTCAAGAAATCAAGAGTTCTGCTGTTCGTGCTGCAGCGTACGACAACCGTTCCGATGCTCTCGTTAGTGTGGGTGCTGGTATCGGGATATTTGGCGCAGTGTTTGGAGCACCCATATTGGATATTATCACCGCCTTTATTATTGGATTGATTATTATAAAAACGGCGTTGGATATATTTAAAGAGTCTGTCATGACTTTAACGGATGGGTTTGATGAAGACGAAGTCGAAACCTTGTCTGTATTGGTTCGTCGAGTACCTGGCGTCATTACATTACGCGACTTTAAAGGCCGCAATCACGGCAATGTTATGTTTATCGACTTAACGGTTAGCGTTGCGCCTCATTTGAATGTAATTGAAAGTCATTGGATTACCGAAGAAATTGAAAAGAAAATACAAAAAGTAAAACCAAACTGTGTCATTCTCGTACACATTGAACCAGACTCTTCATTTTCTATGGATGAAGCGGACGATTAA
- a CDS encoding universal stress protein — protein sequence MYTNIAMAYDGSDGSRMAFDKAIELVGILPEAKLSVIYVNEDYRESVGYMDAGNASAPVVSANVDSNYAQYMPYGVGDSKISHEKNYDNTAAEYSKHLQHSIQRQLDAHNTKASVLALEGNAAKTIAAFIEEQNIDLLIIGNSGKSGLQKFFIGSVSKKLIQDSSCSVLVVK from the coding sequence ATGTATACGAACATCGCAATGGCTTATGATGGGTCTGATGGTAGTCGAATGGCATTCGATAAGGCAATTGAATTAGTAGGCATTTTGCCTGAGGCTAAGCTTTCGGTAATCTATGTAAACGAAGATTACCGGGAAAGCGTTGGTTATATGGATGCAGGTAACGCTTCTGCTCCTGTAGTGTCAGCTAACGTCGATAGCAATTATGCACAGTACATGCCTTACGGAGTGGGTGACAGCAAGATTTCTCACGAAAAAAATTACGACAACACAGCAGCTGAATACTCAAAACACCTTCAGCATTCTATTCAAAGACAGCTTGACGCACACAATACAAAAGCTTCTGTACTTGCGCTAGAAGGAAATGCGGCTAAAACGATTGCGGCTTTTATCGAAGAACAAAACATCGACTTACTGATTATCGGCAATAGCGGAAAATCAGGTTTGCAAAAATTTTTCATCGGATCTGTCAGTAAAAAACTGATCCAAGATTCATCATGTTCAGTACTAGTAGTGAAATAA
- the kynU gene encoding kynureninase — MAGKELDRQDVMAKYKEEFFVEKDTIYMDGNSLGLMSKRAEAKLHSVMESWKTFGIDGWTEGEHPWFTLAEDMSTRIAPLVGAKAHEVMVTGSITSNIHQMLSTLFQPTPERFAILVDDLNFPSDIYAVESHLRLRGLDPSKALKKVGSRDGYTLQLEDIIEQLTDNIAILLLPSVLYRSGQLLEIREITEAAHKKGILVGFDLAHSIGAMPHQLHDDGVDFAIWCHYKYMNSGPGGTGGLYIHERHHHLLPGNAGWFGSDKTRQFDMDHEFSKAQGAGAYQIGTPHIFSMAPLLGSLELFEEAGIQTVRQKSLQLTALLRKLVNQQIPELTDVTPEQDDKRGGHIALAHPEAARICKALKKAKIIPDFRAPNIIRLAPIAFYTSFSDVEQVVAKLQDIMENETYKNFSNERNVVA, encoded by the coding sequence ATGGCGGGAAAAGAGTTGGACCGACAAGATGTTATGGCAAAATATAAGGAAGAGTTTTTTGTAGAAAAAGATACAATCTATATGGACGGAAACTCTCTTGGCCTAATGTCTAAACGGGCTGAAGCAAAACTACATAGTGTAATGGAGAGCTGGAAGACATTCGGAATCGACGGATGGACAGAAGGAGAGCATCCTTGGTTTACTTTAGCAGAAGACATGAGTACACGTATTGCTCCTTTAGTTGGGGCAAAGGCTCATGAAGTGATGGTAACGGGATCCATCACGTCAAATATCCACCAAATGCTATCAACCTTATTTCAGCCGACGCCAGAGCGTTTTGCAATTCTTGTAGATGATTTAAACTTTCCGTCGGACATTTATGCGGTAGAAAGCCATCTTCGTCTACGTGGCCTCGATCCATCTAAAGCACTGAAGAAAGTTGGAAGTCGAGACGGGTATACATTACAACTAGAAGATATTATCGAACAATTGACCGACAATATAGCCATATTATTATTGCCATCTGTTTTGTACAGAAGTGGCCAATTGTTAGAAATTCGAGAAATTACAGAAGCCGCACATAAAAAAGGGATCTTGGTGGGTTTTGACTTGGCGCATTCGATTGGCGCAATGCCGCATCAATTGCATGATGACGGAGTTGATTTTGCTATATGGTGTCATTATAAATACATGAACTCAGGTCCGGGTGGAACAGGTGGACTTTATATTCATGAACGTCATCATCATTTACTGCCTGGAAATGCAGGATGGTTTGGTTCTGATAAAACACGTCAATTTGATATGGACCATGAATTTTCCAAAGCACAGGGAGCAGGTGCTTATCAAATTGGCACACCTCATATTTTCAGTATGGCTCCTTTACTGGGTAGCTTGGAGTTGTTTGAAGAAGCAGGAATTCAAACAGTTCGTCAAAAATCACTTCAGCTAACTGCGCTTTTAAGAAAGTTGGTCAACCAGCAAATTCCTGAGTTAACTGACGTTACACCTGAGCAAGATGATAAACGGGGAGGACATATTGCTTTAGCCCATCCGGAAGCCGCAAGAATTTGCAAAGCCTTAAAAAAAGCGAAAATCATACCCGATTTTCGTGCACCGAACATTATCCGATTGGCACCTATCGCATTTTACACATCGTTTAGTGATGTGGAACAAGTAGTTGCTAAACTACAAGACATTATGGAAAATGAAACGTATAAAAATTTCAGCAATGAACGAAATGTGGTGGCGTAA
- the chrA gene encoding chromate efflux transporter yields the protein MTKKNNYLEILKASTKLGLTSFGGPVAHIGYFRDEYVTKRKWLDDKAYADIVALCQFLPGPASSQVGISVGMLRGGIFGGFLSWFGFTMPSVILLLLFALVVTNGSFDSGWIQGLKIVAVAVVAHALLGMGKNLAPDRQRIAIAVGAAILILLIPETWAQIGVIVLAGVLGYAIYRKEEAPKPVNLALSFGKKTGIAAWGIFATLLIGLPLVRPFIESTSFAIFDVFYRVGSIVFGGGHVVLPMLEREVVPNWMTADAFIAGYGAAQAVPGPLFTLAGYLGQLMNGGWGVVIAVIAMFLPSFLLIIGTLPFWSMIRTKSGVQAALKGVNASVVGILLAALYDPVFTSGIRGPVDFAIAITAFTMLVYFKLAPWIVVLVTTILGAITYAVL from the coding sequence ATGACGAAGAAAAACAACTATCTAGAGATACTCAAAGCTTCTACGAAATTAGGATTAACGTCTTTTGGAGGACCAGTTGCGCATATTGGTTACTTCCGAGATGAGTATGTCACGAAAAGAAAGTGGCTAGATGATAAAGCTTACGCAGATATAGTCGCGTTATGTCAATTTCTTCCTGGACCAGCAAGTTCTCAAGTTGGGATATCGGTTGGTATGTTGCGCGGTGGAATATTTGGAGGGTTTTTGTCTTGGTTTGGATTTACGATGCCTTCAGTTATTTTATTGTTGTTATTTGCACTTGTTGTCACAAATGGATCTTTTGATAGCGGCTGGATTCAAGGGTTAAAAATTGTGGCAGTAGCAGTTGTGGCACATGCTTTACTTGGGATGGGCAAAAATTTAGCGCCTGATCGCCAGCGAATTGCTATAGCGGTTGGAGCAGCTATCTTAATTTTATTAATCCCTGAGACTTGGGCGCAAATTGGGGTCATTGTTTTGGCAGGGGTTCTTGGGTATGCAATTTATCGAAAAGAAGAAGCGCCTAAACCTGTAAACTTAGCATTGAGTTTTGGTAAGAAAACAGGAATTGCTGCATGGGGGATTTTTGCAACATTGTTAATCGGATTGCCACTTGTACGTCCATTTATCGAATCGACATCGTTTGCGATATTTGATGTGTTTTATCGAGTAGGTTCTATTGTATTTGGTGGGGGACATGTCGTGTTGCCAATGTTAGAGAGAGAGGTCGTCCCGAACTGGATGACAGCAGATGCTTTTATCGCAGGTTATGGTGCAGCTCAAGCAGTACCGGGTCCACTTTTTACTTTAGCAGGATATTTAGGTCAATTGATGAATGGTGGCTGGGGCGTTGTCATTGCAGTGATTGCTATGTTTTTACCGTCCTTCTTATTGATCATTGGAACATTGCCTTTTTGGAGCATGATTCGTACAAAATCTGGCGTGCAAGCAGCATTAAAAGGCGTCAATGCAAGTGTGGTTGGAATTTTGTTGGCGGCATTATACGATCCTGTTTTCACCTCGGGAATTCGAGGGCCAGTCGATTTTGCAATTGCGATAACAGCCTTTACAATGTTAGTCTATTTTAAACTAGCTCCATGGATTGTTGTTTTGGTGACGACCATTCTTGGCGCAATTACTTACGCAGTTTTATAA
- a CDS encoding phosphatase, whose amino-acid sequence MSRQTVYFISPHQHRGLMAEIWANRLMLPDWEIRSAAWTQGSQSDFNEMPLEIMKEIILELPSVEARSYNPQEVGEADLIIALHDGEFEDGDIPSDLPSQKLLRWNIRNPELRSNDSTEQWALYQEICDEIAMNIKNMEPYFRADYV is encoded by the coding sequence ATGTCAAGACAAACAGTATATTTTATATCTCCTCATCAACATCGCGGGTTAATGGCTGAAATTTGGGCTAATCGGCTAATGCTTCCCGATTGGGAAATACGCAGTGCTGCATGGACGCAAGGTTCTCAATCAGATTTTAACGAAATGCCCTTAGAAATAATGAAAGAAATTATTTTAGAGTTACCTTCAGTCGAAGCACGTTCTTACAACCCACAAGAAGTAGGAGAAGCAGATTTAATCATCGCTTTACACGATGGTGAGTTTGAAGATGGAGACATTCCATCAGATTTGCCTAGTCAAAAGTTGTTGCGCTGGAATATCCGCAATCCAGAATTACGTAGCAACGACAGTACGGAACAATGGGCGCTTTATCAAGAGATTTGTGATGAAATCGCGATGAATATAAAAAATATGGAACCTTACTTCCGTGCAGACTATGTATAA
- a CDS encoding YlbF family regulator has translation MTVNIYDDINKLESTFRSTDEFKKLEEAVAQVTADQQANELFKTFRDLQITLQQKQTQGEEITEEEMMNAQSTAQEAQQNEKILAMLEAEMGLSQMIEEVNRVLIKPVQSLYESM, from the coding sequence ATGACAGTAAACATTTATGATGACATTAACAAATTGGAAAGCACATTCCGCTCAACAGACGAGTTCAAGAAATTAGAGGAAGCTGTTGCGCAAGTAACTGCTGACCAACAAGCAAACGAATTGTTCAAGACTTTCCGTGATTTACAAATCACACTTCAGCAAAAACAAACACAAGGCGAAGAAATCACTGAAGAAGAAATGATGAATGCACAAAGTACAGCGCAAGAAGCTCAACAAAACGAAAAAATTCTTGCAATGCTAGAAGCTGAAATGGGCTTAAGCCAAATGATCGAAGAAGTTAACCGTGTCTTGATCAAGCCGGTACAATCTTTATACGAAAGCATGTAA
- a CDS encoding cyclase family protein, whose product MTKKIIDISMELNDRTPEWPGDTPFSYELSVTKEQSGSVNIGKLQTSTHIGTHIDAPFHYNEQGLKTHELPLDVYLTQAQVMDVSGLEKINLSDLKPLEKNVEAVLLKTTSWQDRDQFPGKWPVFDESIAKWMAENGVSLLGVDVPSVDPEMSKDLPMHQAMNQQQRFILEGIVLDKVSEGVYQLVALPLKIKGGEGSPVRAILYTDTDQN is encoded by the coding sequence ATGACTAAAAAAATTATCGATATTTCCATGGAATTAAACGACAGGACTCCGGAATGGCCTGGAGATACGCCGTTTAGCTACGAGTTATCTGTAACAAAAGAGCAAAGTGGTTCTGTTAATATTGGAAAACTACAAACGAGCACTCACATTGGCACACATATCGATGCTCCTTTTCATTACAATGAGCAAGGATTGAAAACGCACGAGTTGCCGCTTGATGTCTATTTAACGCAAGCGCAAGTAATGGATGTTAGTGGCTTAGAAAAGATTAACCTCTCGGATTTAAAGCCGCTTGAAAAAAATGTTGAAGCAGTATTACTGAAAACGACTTCTTGGCAAGATCGGGACCAATTCCCTGGTAAATGGCCTGTTTTTGATGAGTCGATTGCAAAATGGATGGCTGAAAACGGGGTAAGCTTGCTTGGTGTAGACGTCCCATCTGTTGATCCAGAAATGAGTAAAGACCTACCCATGCATCAGGCTATGAATCAACAACAGCGTTTTATTTTAGAAGGCATTGTGTTGGATAAAGTCTCAGAAGGTGTTTATCAATTAGTAGCGTTGCCGTTGAAGATTAAAGGCGGGGAAGGCAGTCCAGTACGTGCAATTCTCTATACGGATACCGACCAGAACTAG